The Corynebacterium suranareeae genome window below encodes:
- a CDS encoding helix-turn-helix domain-containing protein, producing MSEKRWSSYGHAFASRLKRLRTLRGFSQEELSDISGVSRNTISNYERNENNSGNAVDPQLSNIYRLAQALEVPPIALMPAGAKPVAKICVDETAAIDVRWPSENDPLLFDADLRLTRNRDKEPGQ from the coding sequence ATGTCGGAAAAGCGGTGGTCAAGCTACGGCCACGCTTTTGCGAGCAGACTAAAAAGGCTTCGCACCCTGCGCGGATTTAGCCAAGAAGAGCTCTCAGATATCTCCGGGGTTTCCAGAAACACCATCTCTAACTACGAGCGCAACGAAAACAACAGCGGAAATGCCGTCGATCCGCAGCTTTCAAATATTTACAGGCTCGCCCAAGCGCTCGAAGTGCCACCCATCGCGCTCATGCCCGCAGGAGCCAAACCGGTAGCCAAAATCTGCGTCGATGAAACTGCAGCCATCGATGTCCGCTGGCCATCTGAAAACGATCCATTGCTTTTCGACGCCGACCTCCGCCTTACCCGCAACCGCGATAAGGAACCCGGCCAATAG
- a CDS encoding M20 family metallopeptidase, with product MEIGAQVASWMDRHHDEVIKWRRHLHSHPELSHMEYRTTEYLASVLEEHGMNPHRFPGTGLMVDIGPESESRLAFRADIDALPLVESTGLPFASTATGVAHSCGHDVHTVIALALACALNTIELPIGIRVIFQPAEEVMTGGATDVIAHGGLDGVDAIYAIHVEPKLKVGRVGIRAGAITSASDVIEIRVKGEGGHSARPHLSADVVYALSKLVVDLPGLLSRRVDPRTGTVLVFGTINAGYAPNAIPDSGNVSGTLRTADIATWRDMRPLIAELVEQVLAPTGVSHELIYNPGVPPVLNDDVATALLASAARDMDTQSVVQAPQSSGGEDFSWYLEHVPGSMARLGCWSGHGPKQDLHQSDLMVDERAIGVGVRLFGSLVQQYSTRSEAFLNA from the coding sequence ATGGAAATTGGTGCGCAGGTTGCCTCATGGATGGACCGCCACCATGATGAGGTCATAAAGTGGCGCAGACATTTGCATAGCCATCCAGAGCTCTCCCACATGGAATACCGGACCACGGAGTATTTGGCTTCCGTTCTTGAAGAGCACGGTATGAATCCCCACAGGTTTCCCGGTACTGGGTTGATGGTAGATATCGGCCCAGAAAGTGAATCTCGCCTGGCGTTTCGTGCTGATATTGATGCCTTGCCGTTGGTGGAATCAACAGGTCTTCCATTTGCATCTACCGCCACCGGGGTTGCGCATTCATGTGGGCATGATGTGCACACGGTGATTGCTTTAGCGCTTGCATGCGCTCTTAACACCATTGAGCTTCCCATCGGTATTCGTGTGATTTTCCAACCAGCCGAGGAAGTGATGACCGGTGGCGCAACTGATGTGATTGCTCACGGTGGCCTTGACGGTGTGGACGCGATTTACGCCATCCATGTTGAGCCCAAATTGAAGGTGGGGCGGGTAGGAATACGCGCCGGAGCGATCACTTCAGCCTCAGATGTGATAGAAATCAGAGTCAAGGGCGAAGGGGGACATAGCGCACGTCCACACTTGTCTGCGGATGTTGTCTATGCCTTGAGTAAATTGGTGGTTGATCTCCCCGGGTTGCTGTCCCGTCGTGTGGATCCACGCACCGGTACGGTGTTGGTCTTTGGAACCATCAACGCAGGCTATGCTCCAAATGCGATACCCGATTCTGGAAACGTGTCGGGCACTTTGCGCACCGCCGATATTGCAACCTGGCGGGATATGCGTCCTTTGATCGCTGAGCTGGTGGAACAGGTGCTAGCACCCACTGGAGTCAGCCATGAACTGATCTACAATCCGGGCGTTCCACCAGTGCTTAACGACGACGTAGCCACCGCTTTGTTGGCCAGCGCAGCGCGCGATATGGACACTCAATCAGTTGTTCAAGCGCCGCAATCTTCCGGTGGAGAAGACTTCTCGTGGTACCTAGAACACGTGCCTGGATCCATGGCTCGGTTGGGTTGTTGGTCGGGTCATGGGCCTAAACAAGACCTTCATCAAAGCGACTTAATGGTGGATGAAAGAGCCATTGGAGTCGGTGTCAGGTTGTTTGGATCACTGGTGCAGCAGTACAGCACCCGGTCCGAAGCATTCTTAAACGCCTAA
- the upp gene encoding uracil phosphoribosyltransferase has protein sequence MDITIVNHPLVASRLTLLRDERSDNAAFRAAANDLGAMLIYEASRDLEVEHFDTKTPVAIAEGTRLKQPPIIVPIIRAGLGMIDPALSMIPDAQVGFIGLARDEETHEPVPYLEALPQDLSNQPVFLVDPMLATGGSLLHAIRLLADRGATDITAICMVSAQPGVDALAESGLPVRLVTATIDPSLNEQAYIVPGLGDAGDRLYGPRNIDL, from the coding sequence ATGGACATCACCATCGTCAACCACCCACTCGTTGCCAGCCGCCTAACCCTGTTGCGTGATGAGCGCAGCGACAACGCCGCCTTCAGGGCAGCAGCCAATGACCTCGGCGCCATGCTGATCTACGAAGCATCCCGCGACCTGGAGGTTGAACATTTCGACACCAAAACTCCCGTTGCCATCGCCGAAGGCACCCGCCTGAAGCAACCCCCAATTATCGTTCCCATCATCCGCGCAGGCCTCGGTATGATTGATCCCGCACTTTCGATGATCCCAGACGCACAAGTTGGCTTCATCGGACTTGCCCGTGATGAAGAAACACACGAGCCCGTTCCATACCTCGAGGCTTTGCCACAAGACTTAAGCAACCAGCCAGTCTTCCTCGTCGACCCAATGCTTGCCACCGGCGGTTCCTTGCTCCACGCCATCCGTTTGCTCGCAGACCGCGGCGCTACCGACATCACCGCTATCTGCATGGTGTCAGCTCAACCTGGCGTGGATGCACTCGCAGAATCTGGCCTGCCAGTACGCCTAGTCACCGCAACCATTGACCCATCTTTGAACGAACAGGCATACATCGTTCCTGGTCTTGGCGACGCCGGTGATCGTCTCTACGGACCACGAAACATCGATCTTTAA
- a CDS encoding phospho-sugar mutase — translation MDESRQLSFGTAGLRAPVGPARHQMNVLQVTRTTAGLASWLAERAALNPVPHLVPEEETGIGRALYPQDGPLRVVVGYDARYGSHTFAATTAEVFAGAGFEVTLLPAPGPTPLIPWLVKKHGLDAGVQITASHNGAADNGYKVFLSNGRQLYSELEADLEAHIDAVEDPIRVPRVTVRPTADQLRRYVDELVALVTPDQADLLRVNSERGNLRVVYTAMHGVGGRAMSNAFQFAGFPHTHGVKAQQYPDPTFPTVPFPNPEEPSAIELLLQRAKEKNADILFALDPDADRCAVGIKTADGGHRMLSGDEVGTLLATRLVPEYSGEGVRPVVATTVVSSQLLSIIAEDKGWDYSETLTGFKNLSRAADDHNGPLTFAYEEAVGTCPAPDLVPDKDGISTALFMAAWAAELKSQGASLQHKLNELYRRYGYFASSQIAVRTTNPRELVDHWIAHPQQELIGVSVTPTALPEKQGIALHGQVGPVHIRAIARVSGTEAKAKLYLEVGQASSHDEAAQLLHQLEDEVQSWLAKL, via the coding sequence ATGGACGAGTCTCGTCAGCTTAGTTTCGGCACGGCAGGGTTACGTGCACCAGTTGGCCCGGCGCGCCATCAGATGAATGTTTTGCAGGTAACCAGAACAACGGCAGGCCTTGCCAGCTGGTTAGCCGAACGTGCAGCACTTAATCCTGTGCCGCATTTAGTGCCTGAAGAAGAAACAGGAATTGGTCGGGCGCTTTATCCCCAAGATGGTCCACTACGGGTCGTTGTTGGATATGACGCCAGGTATGGTTCGCATACTTTTGCAGCGACCACCGCAGAGGTATTTGCTGGTGCAGGTTTTGAGGTCACGTTACTTCCCGCACCGGGTCCTACCCCACTTATTCCGTGGTTAGTGAAAAAACATGGATTGGACGCTGGTGTTCAGATTACTGCGTCCCATAATGGTGCTGCAGATAATGGCTACAAGGTGTTTTTATCCAATGGTCGTCAGCTGTATTCCGAGTTGGAGGCAGACCTAGAAGCACATATCGATGCTGTTGAGGATCCCATTCGCGTACCTCGCGTGACGGTGCGTCCCACGGCTGATCAGTTGCGCAGATACGTTGATGAGTTGGTTGCTTTGGTAACGCCAGATCAGGCTGACTTGTTACGGGTTAATTCCGAGCGAGGAAATCTGAGGGTGGTCTACACCGCGATGCATGGCGTGGGTGGACGAGCGATGTCTAACGCATTTCAATTTGCCGGTTTCCCGCATACTCACGGTGTGAAGGCTCAGCAGTATCCGGATCCTACTTTTCCCACTGTTCCCTTCCCCAACCCTGAAGAGCCTTCAGCTATTGAGTTGTTGTTACAACGGGCTAAAGAGAAAAACGCGGATATTTTATTTGCTCTTGATCCAGATGCAGATCGCTGTGCGGTTGGTATTAAAACAGCTGATGGTGGGCACCGGATGCTCTCTGGTGATGAGGTTGGCACACTTTTGGCCACGCGCCTAGTTCCTGAGTATTCCGGCGAGGGTGTACGTCCCGTTGTTGCTACCACCGTGGTGTCTTCGCAGCTTTTGAGCATCATCGCCGAGGACAAAGGCTGGGACTATTCCGAGACCCTAACCGGATTTAAGAATCTCTCCCGCGCTGCCGATGATCACAACGGTCCGCTTACTTTCGCATATGAAGAAGCGGTAGGAACATGTCCAGCACCAGATCTAGTGCCCGATAAAGATGGAATTTCTACCGCTTTGTTTATGGCGGCGTGGGCTGCAGAGCTGAAATCTCAAGGTGCGAGCTTGCAGCATAAACTCAATGAGCTTTATCGACGCTATGGGTATTTTGCGTCCTCACAAATTGCTGTTCGGACAACTAATCCTAGGGAGCTTGTTGATCATTGGATTGCCCACCCTCAACAGGAACTCATTGGCGTATCCGTAACCCCTACTGCGCTTCCAGAAAAACAAGGCATCGCTTTGCATGGTCAGGTGGGGCCAGTACATATCCGTGCGATTGCTCGAGTATCTGGCACTGAGGCTAAAGCCAAGCTGTATTTGGAAGTTGGGCAGGCCAGTTCACATGATGAGGCTGCGCAACTACTGCATCAGTTAGAAGATGAGGTGCAAAGCTGGTTGGCAAAGCTTTAG